The Rhododendron vialii isolate Sample 1 chromosome 6a, ASM3025357v1 genome includes a window with the following:
- the LOC131330193 gene encoding probable cinnamyl alcohol dehydrogenase 6 produces MAETTPNHTQTVSGWAAHDSSGKITPCIFKRRENGMNDVTIKILYCGICHTDIHHVRNDWGITMYPVVPGHEITGLITTVGSNVTEFKVGDRVGVGCLAATCLECEFCKDSQENYCDQVQFTYNGIFWDGSITYGGYSKMLVADHRYVVHVPENLPMDAAAPLLCAGITVYCPLKDNNLLDLPGKRIGVIGLGGLGHVAVKFGKAFGHHVTVISTSPSKEKEAKDRLGADDFIVSTDAAQMKAGKRSLDFILDTVSAYHSLGPYLELLKINGTLVIVGAPDKPMDLPSFPLIFGKRTVKGSIIGSMKETQEMMDVCGKYNISCDIETVTPEKINEALDRLAKNDVKYRFVIDIDAEKPSNLIRAEKELA; encoded by the exons atggccgAAACAACTCCGAACCACACACAAACAGTGTCCGGCTGGGCAGCCCATGATTCCTCCGGCAAGATTACCCCTTGCATCTTCAAACGAAG AGAAAATGGGATGAACGATGTGACAATCAAGATCCTGTACTGCGGTATTTGCCACACCGATATTCACCATGTTAGAAACGATTGGGGCATCACTATGTACCCCGTTGTCCCCGG GCATGAAATTACTGGGTTGATCACCACTGTCGGAAGCAATGTGACCGAGTTCAAGGTAGGGGACAGGGTTGGAGTAGGATGTTTGGCGGCGACATGTTTGGAGTGCGAATTTTGCAAGGACTCTCAGGAGAATTACTGCGACCAGGTTCAGTTTACTTACAATGGCATTTTCTGGGATGGTAGCATCACTTACGGTGGATACTCCAAGATGCTGGTTGCAGACCACAG ATACGTCGTGCACGTACCCGAAAACCTGCCCATGGACGCAGCGGCGCCGCTGTTGTGCGCTGGAATAACGGTGTACTGCCCGCTGAAGGACAACAACCTGCTTGACTTACCAGGGAAAAGAATTGGAGTGATTGGCTTGGGTGGATTGGGACATGTAGCTGTCAAATTTGGCAAGGCATTCGGGCACCATGTGACTGTGATCAGCACCTCTCCGTCCAAAGAAAAAGAGGCTAAGGATCGTTTGGGTGCCGACGATTTTATAGTTAGCACCGATGCCGCACAGATGAAG GCAGGGAAGAGGTCTCTGGACTTTATTTTGGACACCGTATCCGCTTACCACTCACTTGGGCCTTACTTAGAACTGCTCAAAATCAATGGCACACTGGTGATTGTGGGCGCACCAGACAAGCCCATGGACCTGCCTTCATTCCCTTTGATATTTG GAAAGCGAACAGTGAAGGGCAGCATTATAGGGAGCATGAAGGAGACGCAAGAGATGATGGACGTGTGCGGAAAGTACAACATTTCGTGTGATATTGAGACTGTCACACCTGAGAAAATTAACGAAGCCCTTGATCGGCTTGCAAAGAACGATGTCAAGTACCGTTTTGTGATTGACATTGATGCCGAGAAGCCATCAAACCTAATTAGGGCTGAAAAAGAGTTGGCTTAA
- the LOC131330195 gene encoding probable cinnamyl alcohol dehydrogenase 6 gives MAQTTPNHTQTVSGWAAHDSSGKITPYTFKRRENGMNDVTIKVLYCGICHTDLHHVRNDWGITMYPVVPGHEITGLITKVGSNVTEFKVGDRVGVGCLAASCLECEFCKDSQENYCDQIQFTYNGIFWDGSITYGGYSKMLVADQRYVVHVPENLPMDAAAPLLCAGVTVYCPLKDNNMLEAPGKKIGVIGLGGLGHVAIKFGKAFGHHVTVISTSPSKEEEAKDRLGADDFIVSTDPARMKAGKRSLDFILDTVSAYHSLGPYLELLKVNGTLVIVGAPDKPMDLPSFPLIFGKRVVKGSMTGSMKETQEMMDVCGKYNIMCDIETIPPEKINEALDRLAKNDVKYRFVIDIDAQKPASL, from the exons atggcccAGACAACTCCGAACCACACACAAACAGTGTCCGGCTGGGCAGCCCATGATTCCTCCGGCAAGATTACCCCTTACACCTTCAAACGGAG AGAAAATGGGATGAACGATGTGACGATCAAGGTCCTCTACTGCGGAATATGCCATACGGATCTTCACCATGTTAGGAACGACTGGGGTATCACTATGTACCCCGTTGTCCCCGG GCATGAAATAACTGGATTGATCACCAAGGTAGGAAGCAATGTGACCGAGTTCAAGGTAGGGGACAGGGTTGGAGTTGGATGTTTGGCAGCGTCTTGTTTGGAGTGCGAATTCTGCAAGGATTCGCAGGAGAATTATTGCGACCAGATCCAGTTTACTTACAATGGCATTTTCTGGGATGGTAGCATCACCTATGGGGGATACTCAAAGATGCTGGTTGCAGATCAGAG ATACGTCGTGCACGTACCAGAAAACCTACCAATGGATGCAGCCGCGCCCTTGTTATGTGCTGGAGTAACGGTGTACTGCCCATTGAAGGATAATAACATGCTTGAGGCACCAGGGAAAAAAATCGGAGTGATTGGCCTCGGAGGCCTGGGACATGTCGCTATCAAATTTGGCAAGGCGTTTGGGCACCACGTGACTGTGATCAGCACCTCTCCATCCAAAGAAGAAGAGGCTAAGGACCGCTTGGGCGCTGACGATTTTATCGTTAGCACCGACCCTGCGCGGATGAAG GCAGGGAAGAGGTCTCTGGACTTTATTTTGGACACCGTATCCGCTTACCACTCACTTGGGCCTTACTTAGAACTGCTCAAAGTCAATGGCACACTGGTGATTGTGGGTGCACCTGACAAGCCCATGGACCTGCCTTCATTCCCTTTGATATTTG GAAAGCGAGTAGTGAAGGGTAGCATGACGGGGAGCATGAAGGAGACACAAGAGATGATGGACGTGTGCGGGAAATACAACATTATGTGCGATATCGAGACGATCCCGCCTGAGAAAATTAACGAAGCCCTTGATCGGCTCGCGAAGAACGATGTCAAGTACCGTTTCGTGATTGACATTGATGCCCAGAAGCCAGCAAGTCTTTAG